DNA from Synechococcus sp. CBW1108:
TGCCCAAGGCTGTGTGTGACGCCCTGGGTCTGCCAAGGCTCAGAGCGTTGGTTGCGGCCGCAGCCCCTGCGGGGCTTGGCGGGCTTGGATCCTCGCTGGCGGCTCATGGGGAAGTCCTCAATTCTGTACGGTCCGTACAGAATCTTGAACGTTGCCGAATTGGGAGCAGCTAATCAGGCTTTCTCCGTCAGCCAGTGCTTTGATTCATCTGCAGCAGCTCGACCGTCACCCGGTGATGGGCGGCGGCGGCGCACATGGCTTGATCGAAACTGACCAGACAGCTTTCAAGCGCTGGCACAGGGCAATATGCAGGGCATCTCCGGCCCGTAAGGGGGGGGCATCAGTAAGACAGAGCCGAGCCGCAACGTCAAAGTCCGCAACGTCAAAGTCTGCCGCCACCGCAGCCTGCACAACCAATCGCCTCTCGCGTAGCTCCTGACTCTCTTCCACAATATGAAGCTACCAGATTTTCCAAATCCATGCATGTGCATCGGGGGTCTGCCAAGCCGAACCTATACCGATTCAACCTGCCTGGCAGCGTTGCTACTGATTGTCGATAACCAGAGAAAGTTAGAACAGCAAAATGGCGCGCAATCCCCAAGGCCAATTGACACATTCTTTTCTGAGCCGCTCCTTGAGGTGATGGAGGAAAGATTTATCCATCATCATCACAACCCGAAGCTTGCACAAGTACTTGTGCAAATTGAGGTTAAGACATTCATTGTGCTGCCAAGTCCCGGCGCCGTATTCGCCAATGTTTTCTTTTCCGGCGTCAAAGAAGAGGCAAAGGTAGCACAGTTGATCAATATTTATAGCGATTGGCTTGTCGTCCTGCCAAGTGCGCAGGAGTCCCCAAACGCCATCGTGGTCCACGCCGACCAAGTGGCAGCTGACCCAGTAATTATTGCCAAAGCTCTCTCGCGATTCGGTTTGATCGGCGGTTGCATCACAGAGCAGGAGGTGAGGACGCTATTCGAGCAAGCGATCACAATGACGCCGTATATCAGCGAGGCCAAGTATGGAAAAGGGTACGACCCATTCGGCGCCATTAGGGAACCCAGCGAGCTTGATGGCATTGGTGAAAAATTCTTGCTCCGTTACAAAGGCGGCGCCGAACTCATTGAGAGTTATATGGATATTTCCAAGGACATCGGTTTGATCTAGATCTTACGGGTAATCAGCAGAGTGGAAGAGCCGACGGCCTGGCGGGCAGGGCGGCCGGCTCAGGTTTGGGGAGCTCTGGGGTTGCAGCACGTTGGGAGCAGGGGGAAGTTCCTTCGAAGAGCTCCTCGGCCCGGGCATCAAATGCTTTTGACCGTACAGTGTACGTACGTCACCGGTCTCGTCTGATGGCAACGGCCAAGCAGCCCGCCAAAACCAGTCGTATTGAGCTGCGGGCATCGGACGGCGACCGTGAGTTGCTGGATCGTGCCGCAGCTGTCATCGGCACCGACCGAAGCTCTTTCCTCTTGAACCAGGGACGACTCGCCGCCCAGCGCGTGCTGGCCAATCGTGAGCAGTTTGTGCTGGATCAGCTTGGGCTGGAGGAGTGGGAGCGCATCAACAACCTCCCCGCTCGCAACCTGCCCGGTCTTATTTGTCTGCTCCAGCGGCCATCGCCGTTTCAGCCGCAGGCATGACCGCGTTTAACCCACCTGTCCAGCTGGCAGCCAACCACCAGCTGGATGGTTTTCGTTGCCGCTCGCCTGAGCAGACCAACTGGTTGGTTGCGATGGCCAGACAAGCTCACGGATCGGGAACCACGCGCGTTTTTGTGGTGTCAGAGGTCGATCAGCCGGTTGTTGTTGCCTTTTACGCGTGGTGCATGGCCAGCGTGGCTATCGCCGATCTGCCCGAGCGCCTCCGCCGTGGAGCCTGTCGCTATCCCCAGCCTGTTGCTTTGCTTGCTCGCCTTGGGGTTGACCAGCGCTATGAAGGTCGAGGCCTCGGTGCAGCGCTGCTCGCTGATGTGATATCACGGGTCGCGGGCTTGAGTGAAGCCATTGGTTGCCGTGGCTTGCTGGTGCATGCCGAATCAGAGCAGGCCCGAGCTTTCTACGGGCATCTGATTCCTGAGTGGGAGCTTTCACCAACGGATCCCATGCACCTCGTTCTGCTCCTGAAGGACATTCGCCATACCCTCAACAGCTTGCGCTGAATCGAGACAGCAGCTAATCAGGCGTTCTCCGCCAGTCAGTTCGTCACAGATGCCGATGCCGATTACGCGGCCCTTGCCCATCGGCGCGGGGCAAGCAGGCTGGAGACGCGTCTGTCAGCCGATCAGTTGCAGAGGTAAGTCCAGGGCTTGGGCACACTGGCCCAAACCACGGTCGGTACTGGCCAGGGTGAGTTTGTGGCGCTTGGCCAGGGCGAGATGCAGGGCGTCGCCGGAGCGAAGCGGCAGATCTTGGCTCTGCTGGAGCCACTGGCGGGCCTGCAGAAAGTCGCTGCCACGCGGCTCCAGCAAGCGCAGCCGCTCCTGGCGGAAACACTCAAACTCGCTCTCGATCCATCGGGCCCGTTCAGCCGTGAGCTGGCCACGACGCACACATGTCGCCACCACACCAGCAAACTCCAGCAACACCCAGTGGCTGATCCAAAGTTCCGTGCCATCGCGGCTGAGCAGCCACGTCTCGGAGGCGTCAAAGCCGCTGTCGCCCAGGAAGAGCGACAACAACACGCAGCTATCCAGATAAACCGGGCCAGCCTGCTCACCTGCCGTGGCAGTCATGGCTCGTCGCGCAATTCACGCACCAACTCCACGGCACTGGCTTCCATGGGTGGGGCTTCCGCGTGCAACCGCCGCAGACGTTGCACCCAGGCACTGGCGCCAGGCTCACGGGCATAGCCGTGATCGCGCACCAATCGAGCCACCACCTGCCCCCGCCGCGTGATCACCACCTCGTCTCCAGCCTCGACGGCGTCGAGCAATGCCGACAACTGGGCCTTGGCCTCCGCCAAACCAACCGTTTTCATGACCAGAATCGACAGCAAAATGACCAGATGACCTTCTGGTCACCAAGAATCTAGGCCGAACCAGGGAGCAGGGAGCTCTTCAGGGCGGACAGCTGAGGCCACTCGCCGCATCCCATCCGCCAGCGCCACCTTCAGGCGGTAGCTCCCTGGGGCGCCGGCGCCGGCTGGAACATGAACATCGAATAGATCACGTTGCGGCGCATCTGGGTCATCATCTCCAGGAACATGTCGTAGCCCTCGTTTTTGTATTCGATCAGCGGATCCTTCTGGCCATAGCCGCGCAGGCCCACCGATTCCCGCAGGGCGTCCATTGCCTGCAGGTGCTCACGCCAGAGGGTGTCGATTTGCTGGAGGATGAAGTAGCGCTCCGCTTCGCGCATCAGCCCCGGCCGCTGCTGCCCAACCTGGCCCTCCTTGATGTCGTAGGCATTGCGCAGCTGCTCCTGCAGGAAGGCCTTGAGCTCTTCCACCCCCAGGCCCTGTAGCTGGTCGGGGGTGAGATCCTCCAACAGGTAGATGAACTCCTTGGTTTTTTCCACCAGCCGGCTGAGATCCCACTCCTCTGGTGGCAGCTCTGGATTCACATATGCCTCCACAATGTCTTCTACCGTGCGCTCGCCATAGCCGATCACCTGGGCCTTGAGCTCCCGCCCTTCCAGCACGCGGCGGCGCTCCGTATAAACCGCTTTGCGCTGGTTGTTCATCACCTCGTCGTATTCAAACACCTGCTTACGGATGTCGTAGTAATAGGTTTCCACCTTCTTCTGGGCCCCTTCCAGCGAGCGGGTGAGCATGCCCGACTCGATCGGCATGTCCTCCTCCACCCGGAACGCATTCATCAGCCCGGCGACGCGATCGCCGCCGAAGATACGCAGCAGGTTGTCTTCCAGCGACAGGAAGAAGCGGGTGGAGCCCGGGTCGCCCTGGCGGCCGGCGCGGCCGCGCAGCTGGTTGTCCACCCGGCGGGATTCATGCCGCTCGGTGCCGATCACATGCAGGCCGCCGGCTTCGCGCACCTGCTGCTCGTCCTGCTTGACCACGCTGTCGTATTCGCCCTTGACCTCGGCGATCAGTTCCCGCAAGGCCTGGATCTGGCCATCGTCGCTGGGGGCCTTCTCGGCCGCCTGGGCGATGCGGTCTTCCAGTTCCAGCACCGTGAGCTGGCGATCGCCCCAGGCCGCCACCAGCTGCTTGCTGAGCTCGGTGAGGGCCAGTTCAGTTGCCTGCGAGAGGCTGCAGGGGTAGAGGCTGCCCAGGCTGCGGGCTTCGCGGGCGGCCTTCGCCGAGGGGATTGGCCGGTGCTCGTTTTCAGGTCGCACCAGCTTGGGCAGCAGCACTTCGCGCAGCTTGAGCCGGGCCATGTAGTCGCTGTTGCCCCCCAGGATGATGTCGGTGCCGCGACCGGCCATGTTGGTGGCGATGGTCACGGCGCCGGAGCGGCCAGCCTGGGCCACGATTTCGGCCTCCCGCTCCACGTTTTCGGGCTTGGCATTGAGCAGGTTGTGGGGGATCTCCTGCTCCGCCAGCAGGGCGCTGAGCAGCTCGGATTTCTCCACGCTGGTGGTGCCCACCAGCACCGGCCGGCCGCCCTTGTGTACCTCGGCGGTTTCCAGCGCCACGGCGCGCCACTTGGCCGTTTCGGTTTTGTATACCTGATCAGTCCAGTCCGAGCGGGAGCGGCTGCGGTTGGTGGGCACGATTGTGACTTCGAGTTTATAGGTTTTCTCGAATTCCACTTCTTCTGTTTTGGCGGTGCCGGTCATGCCGGCCAGGCGCGGGTAGAGCAGGAAGAAGTTCTGGTAGGTGATTGAGGCGAGGGTTTGGGTTTCGGGCTGGATCTCCAGCTCTTCTTTGGCCTCGATCGCCTGGTGCAGGCCGTCACTCCAGCGGCGACCTGGCATCACCCGGCCGGTGAATTCATCGACGATGACCGCATCGCCATTGCGCACGATGTAGTTGACGTCCTTGGCGAACATCTCCTTGGCTTTGAGGGCATTGCCGATGAAGTGGGCCCAGGGATCTTCCGGGTTGAACAGATCGCTCACCCCCAGCAGTTGTTCGGCCTTGGCATAGCCTTCGTCGGTGAGGGTCACGTTGCGCTGCTTCTCATCGACTTCGTAGTCGCCCTCGGGATCGATGCCGTCCTTACCCATTTCGGCGGCGCGCTCGAGCAGGGCGGCCACCTCGGCAGCGCGCCGATATTTCTCCTGGGGGCGCTCGATCTGGCCGGAGATGATCAGGGGGGTGCGGGCCTCATCGATCAGGATCGAGTCCACCTCGTCGATCACGCAGAAGTTGGGCGAGCGCTGCACCACTTCGGCGATGTCGCTGGCCATGTTGTCGCGCAGGTAGTCGAAGCCCAGCTCGCTGTTGGTGGCATAGGTGATGTCGCAGGCGTAGTTGGCCCTGCGGGTAGCGGGCGTCATGTCCTGCTGGATCAGGCCCACCGAGAGGCCCAGGAAGCGGTGCACCTGGCCCATCCACTCGGCGTCGCGCCGGGCCAGGTAGTCGTTCACGGTCACCACGTGCACGCCCCGGCCGGTGAGGGCGTTGAGGTAGGCCGGCAGGGTGGCCACCAGGGTTTTGCCCTCGCCGGTTTTCATCTCGGCGATCTGACCGTTGTGCAGCACCATGCCGCCGATCAGCTGCACATCGAAGTGGCGCATGCCCAGCACTCGCTTGCCCGCCTCGCGCACCACCGCAAAGGCCTGGGGCAGCAGCTCATCGAGCAGGGCCCGCTCCTTGGCCGCATGGCCGGCCACCTGCTCCAGCTTCTGGCGGAATTCAGCGGTGAGTCCCCGCAGCTCGTCGTCTGAGAGGGGGGCGATCTCCTCCTCTAGCAGGTTGATGTCGGAAACGATCGGCTGGTAGCGCTTCAGCTTGCGGGCATTGGGATCACCCAGCAGGAGCTTGAGCATTGATGCGGACTGGCCAGCACAACCGTCATATTACCGGGCGGCTACCACAGCCGCGAAGTTTTGCCGCTGCGGCGCATGCCGATGGCGGCTAGCTATCCACCAGCTTCTGGCGCAGCAGATCGCGGAGTGGTGCGGGCAGGGGTGGGTTCCATCTTGGCCGAAATATGGGTATGGGTAGAATTAGGGTTGATTTCTACCCGGTTCCCTGAGGGGGCGTGAGTGGCGATGGGCATGAACATCAAGGATCCGCAGGTGCACGCCATGGCCCGTGAGCTGGCGGCCCGCCGTTCCACCACCGTCACCGATGCCGTGCGCCAAGCCCTGCGGGCGGAGTTGGCCCGCTCCTCCAGTCCTGAGGCCCCCCGTGCCGTTGAGGCTAAAAAAGCAGCGGTTCGGGCCATCTGTGCGCGCTTCAGTGCTCGGCCTGAGTGGCAAGGCCGCACTAGTAAGGAGCTTCAGGACGCCCTTTACGACGATCGGGGCTTGCCGAAATGAGGAAGCTGGTGATGGAACTCGTGATCGACCCCTCGGCTCTGATGGCCCTGCTGCTGCAGGAGGCAGAGGCAGAATCGCTGCTTGAAGTGGCGGCTGAGGCTTCGGTTGTGCATCTCAGCGCGGCGTCGCGCGTCGAGCTCGGCTTGGTTTCCGAGTGTTCGCGCCATGGGATTGCAGACAGTGAGGTCGAACAGTTGCTCTTCTCCCTGGGCGTCCAAGTCGTGCCGTTTGATCAACACCATCTCCACTGGGCCCTCCACGGCTGGCGCCACTACGGCAAGGGTCGCCATCGGGCGGGCCTCAACCTGGGCGATTGCTTCAGTTATGGCCTGGCCATGGCCCTCGACCTGCCGCTGCTGTTCAAGGGCGACGACTTTGCCCGCACTGAAGTGAAGGTCGCCCTCAGCTGGTGATGCCAGGGTTGTCGCCGAGGAACTCCAGGATTTCGCGGTCTTTGAGGTTTTGGGCGGCTCCGGTGCAGGCTTCCAGCACGGGTCGCCCGGCCGCCAGCTCCCGCAGGCAGGCCTGGGTGCGGGTCAGCTCGGTTTCCAGCACGTCGATGCGCTCCATCAGGTTGCGGATCACATTCGCTTCCGTGTCTGGCAGGGCTGAGTGGGCCAGGGGGTCGATGCGCACGCCGCTCTGGTGGATCACCCGGCCGGGGATGCCCACCACCGTGCTGTTGGCCGCCACGTCGCGCAGCAGCACCGAGCCGGCGCCGATGCGGGTGTTGGTGCCCACGGTGATCGCCCCCAGCACCTTGGCGCCGGCCCCCACCACCACGTTCTCCTCCAGGCTGGGGTGGCGCTTGCCGTGGGCCTTGCCGGTCCCTCCCAGGGTAACGCCCTGATACAGGAGGCAGCGGTTGCCAATCACCGCCGTTTCACCCACCACCACTCCCATGCCGTGGTCGATGAACACGCCATGGCCGATCCGGGCCCCCGGGTGGATCTCAATGCCTGTCACCAGGCGCCCCAGCTGGCTGAGCAGCCGCGCCATCAAGGGCAGCAGCGGCAGGTGGCTGCCCCACAGCCAATGGCTGAAGCGATGCAGCGTCAGGGCGTGCAGGCCCGGGTAGCAGAGCAGAATTTCCAGCGTGCCGCGGGCCGCCGGATCGCGCTGTTTGATGATCGCCAGGTCGGCCTGCAGTGCCTTGAGCATGGCGCCATCCTGCCGGAGTCGGTGGGGGTTTGACCGTGGGGCACCCCTTCGGGCATGATCAACCCGTCGACCCGTTCGACGGTTGCGGATGTAGCTCAGTGGTAGAGCATCTCCTTGCCAAGGAGAGGGTCGAGAGTTCGAATCTCTTCATCCGCTTGATCTAGGCCAGTTGATTCAGGCCAGCAGTCCTATTTCCTTGCGCAGGGAATCGATGGTGGCGCTGCCCAGGTAGCTCTGGGCGCAGTGAACAATGGGCATCCGAATCAGCTGGGCCCGGTTTTGGCGCAGGCTCTGCTCCACCAGCGGCAGGCTGGGCCGATCGCAGAGCACGTGGCTGGCGGCCCGTAGCAGGGCGAGCAGGCGACTGCCCGTGTCGGGGTTGGCGGTCATCACCAGCAGGTCATTGCCGCGCATGCTGTGCAGGATCACCTCGGCGGCGCGCAGGATGCCCGGGCTGATGCTCACCAGGCCCACGCAGCTGCCCTGGCGCAGCTCCTTGAGCAGGTCGAGTTCCTGGCGGAAATCGTTGAGATCCACCGCTACGGCCCGCACCCCATGGAGCTTGGCGATCGCCTCAACCGGTTGGAGGAAGTAGCGGCTGGTCACCACCGTGCCGTTGTTGGATTCGGTCAACACGGCCGCCAGCTCCTCCATCGGCACCACCTCCACGGGCACCTCCAGGTTGGGAGTGAGCTCCTCGGCGATCAGGTGGGAGGCGCCCAGGTCTTCCTGGGGGGTGCTGACCAGCACCCGGGCGCCGCAGCGCAGCCGCCAGTCAATCTCGCGGGTGAGCAGATCGCGGGTCTGTTGCAGGGTGCAGCCGCCATTGAGCAGTTCGTCGACGCTCTGGCGCACCTGGCGGTCGATATCGGGTAGGGCCCGGCCGCGGGGCCCTACCAGGGGCTTGATCTCCCGGGGTTTCTGCTGGTCGCGCACGTAGATGCCCGAGCCTGCCATCGCTTCCACCACGCCGTCGTTTTCCAGCTGGCGGTAGACCTTGCTGATCGTGTTGCGGTGCAGGCCTGTCTGCATGGCCAGCTGCCGCGTGCTTGGCAATCGATGCCCCGGTGGGTAGTGGCGAGCCGCAATGGCGAAGCAGATCTGGTTGTAGAGCTGCGTTGATGCCGGAATATCGCTTTCCTGCTGAATGTGAAATCGCACGCCGGGGTTCAGCCAATTGGGCTACTGGCCACCTTACGGAGCCCCAGTCCAGGGGACAATGCCTTCTTTGGCATACGCGCGTGTGCCGGTTTGCTTCTGGTCGGCCGGTTGTGCCTGGGGCGCGGTGGCAGTGGCAGTCGCGGTGTGTGGCGCGACGCTCTAGGTAATTGTACAGCTGTACAAACTCCCTAACACTCCCCACAGCCCGACGTTCGACCTCCCATATCCAAATCCACTGCAGCTCTCCAAAGCCCCCAAAGCCCTCAAGGCCTGTTGAGGCCGGTTGGCAGCACCTCTCTCTCCCCAGCTGCGCGCCTGGCGGGGCACGGTTACGCGGCCCTGGCGATCTTCTGCTGCACCGCCCCTGCGCATTGGCGAGGGAGCTGTTTGCCCAAGCGCTCTAGGCGGGCAACTTCAGCCCGCAGCCTGCTTCAGCCCGCAGCCTTCGGGGCGGCGGTTTTGCGGGGGCTGAGGAACATGATCATGTTGCGACCTTCCCGTTTGGGGGGCTGCTGCACCTCAGCGTTGTTTTCCAGATCTTTGGCCATCCGCATCAGCAACACCTCGGCCAGGGCGGTGTGCTGGATTTCGCGGCCGCGGAAAATCACGGTGCACTTGACCTTGTCGCCGTCCTTGAGAAAGCGCTGGGCCTGACCGATTCGCACCTGGTAGTCGTGGGAGTCGATCTTGTAGCGCATCTTCACTTCTTTGACTTCGGTTTGGTGTGACTTCTTCTTGGCCTCCTTGGCCTTTTTTTCCTGCTCAAACTTAAATTTGCCGTAATCCATGATCCGGCACACCGGCGGATCTGCCTTCTCGCTCACCAGCACCAGATCCAGCTCCCGGTCTTTTGCCACCTCCAGGGCCGCTTCGCGGCTGATCACCCCCAGTTGACTGCCATCCGCGTCAACCACCCTCAGGTTGGGGTAGCTGATGCGATCGTTGATATTGGGCAGCTCCCGCACGGGAGCACGGCGGTCAAAACGGGGACGTGGAGGCATTCAGGGGTGTGAAGGATCGCGAAATCGCTAACGCTTCACCCTAGACCGCGCTCGACCTCCTGCAGGGCTTGTTTGAGCAGGGCTGCCTCACCCTCACCCTCAGCCTCACCCTCCCCCCCCAGCCAGCAGGGCCGGTGGCGGCGGCGGAACCAGGTGCGCTGTCTTTTGGCGAATTGGCGGGTGCGCAGCTGGGTGAGGGCTCCGGCCTCCGCTGCGGTGAGAGTGCCCGCCAGGAGCTGGCGGGCCTCGGCGTAGCCGATCGTGTCGAGGAGGGGCAGCTCCGGCCCGTAGCGCCCGATCAGGGCTTCGGTTTCAGCCACCAATCCCTGCCCGTATAGGGCCCTGGTGCGCTCGGCGATGCGGGCCTCCAGGTTGGCTGGGTTCAGGCCCAGCTCGAGCAGCCGCCAGGGCGGCGGCGTGGCCCCCTGCTGCTCGGAAAGGGGCCTGCCCGTGGCATAGAGCACCTCCAGGGCCCGCTGGGTGCGCACCGCATCGGTGGCCGCGATGCGACCGGCGGCCACCGGGTCGCCCTGGCGCAGCAGCTGGTGGCAGAGGGGCTGGCCGAGGGCTGCCAGCTGGGCGCGCAGCTGGGGTTGGGGCGGTACGGCGGGGGGATTCATACCCTGGGTGATTGCCTGCAGGTAGAGGCCGCTGCCCCCCGCCAAGAGCGCCAGGGGCTTGCGGGCCAGTTCGGCGTTGAGCTGGGCCTCGGCGATGGCGCGGAATTCCTGCAGGTTGAGCGGTTGGTCTGGATCGCGCAGATCCAGCAGCTCGTGGCGGGCCTGGGCCCGCTGGGCGGCGGTGGGCTTGGCGGTGCCCACATCCATCTGGCGGTAGAGCTGGCGCGAATCCACGTTCAACACCGCCAGATCCAGGGCCCTTGCCAGGGCGATCGCCAGGTCGGTCTTGCCGCTGGCCGTGGGGCCGAGCAACACAATCACCAGCGGCTGGTTGGGGGCCATGGCCATACCTTGGCAGGGGGTGTCCAGCCGGGTTGGCGGTGGTAAATTGGGCCTCGTAATGGGCTTTTGAGCCCGTTTGCGTCTTACTTGCCCCGGGATTTCTCCGTCCTGTGCCGAATCCCTGGGGAGACCTTCCTGCATGAGCGACACCAGCAAAGTTCAGGCCGCCTATGGGGCCGAGCAGATCCAGGTTCTCGAGGGACTGGAGCCGGTGCGCAAGCGGCCGGGCATGTATATCGGCTCCACCGGTCCCAGGGGTCTGCATCACCTGGTTTACGAGGTGGTCGACAACGCCGTCGATGAGGCCCTGGCGGGCCACTGCGACCAGATCCTGCTGGTGCTCAACGACGACGGCTCCTGCTCCGTCACCGACAACGGCCGCGGCATCCCCACCGACATCCATCCCCGCACCGGCAAGAGCGCCCTGGAGACGGTGCTCACCGTGTTGCACGCCGGCGGCAAGTTCGGCTCCGGCGGTTACAAGGTGTCCGGCGGCCTGCACGGGGTGGGCGTGTCGGTGGTCAACGCCCTCTCCGAGTGGGTGGAGGTCACGGTCCACCGGCAAGACCAGGTGCACACCCAGCGCTTCGAGCGCGGCGCGCCGATCGGCATTCTTAAGTCTGCCCCCGGTGAGACGGGCCGCACCGGCACCTCGGTGTGCTTCAAGCCGGATCACCAGATTTTCTCCACCGGCATCGAATTCGACTACCAGACCCTCTCTTCTCGTCTGCGGGAGCTGGCCTACCTCAACGGCGGCGTGCGGATCGTTTTCCGCGACGACCGCGCCGCCGCCCTAAATGCCGCTGGCGAGCCCCATGAGGAGATCTACTTTTACGAAGGCGGCATCAAGGAATACGTCGCCTATATGAACGCTGGGAAGGATCCGCTCCATCCCGAAATCATCTATGTCAACCGCGAGAAGGAAGGCGTGCAGGTGGAAGCCGCCCTGCAGTGGTGTGTGGATGCCTACTCCGACAGCATCCTCGGGTTTGCCAACAACATCCGCACCGTCGACGGGGGCACCCACATCGAGGGCCTCAAAACGGTGCTTACCCGCACCCTCAACAGCTTCGCCAAAAAGCGCGGCAAGCGCAAAGACGCCGACAGCAACCTGGCCGGGGAAAATATCCGCGAGGGCCTGACCGCCGTGCTTTCGGTGAAGGTGCCCGATCCGGAATTCGAGGGGCAGACTAAAACCAAACTCGGCAATACCGAGGTGCGCGGCATCGTTGACACCCTGGTGGGGGAAGCCCTGGGCGAATACCTGGAATTCAACCCAGGGGTGATCGACCTGATCCTTGAAAAGGCTATTCAGGCCTTCAATGCTGCTGAGGCGGCCCGCCGGGCCCGGGAGCTGGTGCGCCGCAAGAGCGTGCTCGAGAGCTCCACCCTGCCCGGCAAGCTTGCCGATTGCAGTTCCCGCGATCCGGCTGAATCGGAGATCTACATCGTTGAGGGCGATTCCGCTGGCGGCTCTGCCAAGCAGGGCCGGGACCGGCGCTTCCAGGCGATCCTGCCCCTGCGGGGCAAAATTCTCAACATTGAGAAAACCGATGACGCCAAGATCTATAAGAACACCGAGATCCAGGCCCTGATAAC
Protein-coding regions in this window:
- a CDS encoding DUF1778 domain-containing protein, giving the protein MATAKQPAKTSRIELRASDGDRELLDRAAAVIGTDRSSFLLNQGRLAAQRVLANREQFVLDQLGLEEWERINNLPARNLPGLICLLQRPSPFQPQA
- a CDS encoding GNAT family N-acetyltransferase; its protein translation is MTAFNPPVQLAANHQLDGFRCRSPEQTNWLVAMARQAHGSGTTRVFVVSEVDQPVVVAFYAWCMASVAIADLPERLRRGACRYPQPVALLARLGVDQRYEGRGLGAALLADVISRVAGLSEAIGCRGLLVHAESEQARAFYGHLIPEWELSPTDPMHLVLLLKDIRHTLNSLR
- a CDS encoding type II toxin-antitoxin system VapC family toxin → MTATAGEQAGPVYLDSCVLLSLFLGDSGFDASETWLLSRDGTELWISHWVLLEFAGVVATCVRRGQLTAERARWIESEFECFRQERLRLLEPRGSDFLQARQWLQQSQDLPLRSGDALHLALAKRHKLTLASTDRGLGQCAQALDLPLQLIG
- a CDS encoding type II toxin-antitoxin system Phd/YefM family antitoxin, whose product is MKTVGLAEAKAQLSALLDAVEAGDEVVITRRGQVVARLVRDHGYAREPGASAWVQRLRRLHAEAPPMEASAVELVRELRDEP
- the secA gene encoding preprotein translocase subunit SecA; the protein is MLKLLLGDPNARKLKRYQPIVSDINLLEEEIAPLSDDELRGLTAEFRQKLEQVAGHAAKERALLDELLPQAFAVVREAGKRVLGMRHFDVQLIGGMVLHNGQIAEMKTGEGKTLVATLPAYLNALTGRGVHVVTVNDYLARRDAEWMGQVHRFLGLSVGLIQQDMTPATRRANYACDITYATNSELGFDYLRDNMASDIAEVVQRSPNFCVIDEVDSILIDEARTPLIISGQIERPQEKYRRAAEVAALLERAAEMGKDGIDPEGDYEVDEKQRNVTLTDEGYAKAEQLLGVSDLFNPEDPWAHFIGNALKAKEMFAKDVNYIVRNGDAVIVDEFTGRVMPGRRWSDGLHQAIEAKEELEIQPETQTLASITYQNFFLLYPRLAGMTGTAKTEEVEFEKTYKLEVTIVPTNRSRSRSDWTDQVYKTETAKWRAVALETAEVHKGGRPVLVGTTSVEKSELLSALLAEQEIPHNLLNAKPENVEREAEIVAQAGRSGAVTIATNMAGRGTDIILGGNSDYMARLKLREVLLPKLVRPENEHRPIPSAKAAREARSLGSLYPCSLSQATELALTELSKQLVAAWGDRQLTVLELEDRIAQAAEKAPSDDGQIQALRELIAEVKGEYDSVVKQDEQQVREAGGLHVIGTERHESRRVDNQLRGRAGRQGDPGSTRFFLSLEDNLLRIFGGDRVAGLMNAFRVEEDMPIESGMLTRSLEGAQKKVETYYYDIRKQVFEYDEVMNNQRKAVYTERRRVLEGRELKAQVIGYGERTVEDIVEAYVNPELPPEEWDLSRLVEKTKEFIYLLEDLTPDQLQGLGVEELKAFLQEQLRNAYDIKEGQVGQQRPGLMREAERYFILQQIDTLWREHLQAMDALRESVGLRGYGQKDPLIEYKNEGYDMFLEMMTQMRRNVIYSMFMFQPAPAPQGATA
- a CDS encoding type II toxin-antitoxin system VapB family antitoxin, yielding MGMNIKDPQVHAMARELAARRSTTVTDAVRQALRAELARSSSPEAPRAVEAKKAAVRAICARFSARPEWQGRTSKELQDALYDDRGLPK
- a CDS encoding type II toxin-antitoxin system VapC family toxin; translation: MELVIDPSALMALLLQEAEAESLLEVAAEASVVHLSAASRVELGLVSECSRHGIADSEVEQLLFSLGVQVVPFDQHHLHWALHGWRHYGKGRHRAGLNLGDCFSYGLAMALDLPLLFKGDDFARTEVKVALSW
- the cysE gene encoding serine O-acetyltransferase, with the protein product MSYIRNRRTGRRVDHARRGAPRSNPHRLRQDGAMLKALQADLAIIKQRDPAARGTLEILLCYPGLHALTLHRFSHWLWGSHLPLLPLMARLLSQLGRLVTGIEIHPGARIGHGVFIDHGMGVVVGETAVIGNRCLLYQGVTLGGTGKAHGKRHPSLEENVVVGAGAKVLGAITVGTNTRIGAGSVLLRDVAANSTVVGIPGRVIHQSGVRIDPLAHSALPDTEANVIRNLMERIDVLETELTRTQACLRELAAGRPVLEACTGAAQNLKDREILEFLGDNPGITS
- a CDS encoding GntR family transcriptional regulator; the protein is MRFHIQQESDIPASTQLYNQICFAIAARHYPPGHRLPSTRQLAMQTGLHRNTISKVYRQLENDGVVEAMAGSGIYVRDQQKPREIKPLVGPRGRALPDIDRQVRQSVDELLNGGCTLQQTRDLLTREIDWRLRCGARVLVSTPQEDLGASHLIAEELTPNLEVPVEVVPMEELAAVLTESNNGTVVTSRYFLQPVEAIAKLHGVRAVAVDLNDFRQELDLLKELRQGSCVGLVSISPGILRAAEVILHSMRGNDLLVMTANPDTGSRLLALLRAASHVLCDRPSLPLVEQSLRQNRAQLIRMPIVHCAQSYLGSATIDSLRKEIGLLA
- the infC gene encoding translation initiation factor IF-3 translates to MPPRPRFDRRAPVRELPNINDRISYPNLRVVDADGSQLGVISREAALEVAKDRELDLVLVSEKADPPVCRIMDYGKFKFEQEKKAKEAKKKSHQTEVKEVKMRYKIDSHDYQVRIGQAQRFLKDGDKVKCTVIFRGREIQHTALAEVLLMRMAKDLENNAEVQQPPKREGRNMIMFLSPRKTAAPKAAG
- the miaA gene encoding tRNA (adenosine(37)-N6)-dimethylallyltransferase MiaA produces the protein MAMAPNQPLVIVLLGPTASGKTDLAIALARALDLAVLNVDSRQLYRQMDVGTAKPTAAQRAQARHELLDLRDPDQPLNLQEFRAIAEAQLNAELARKPLALLAGGSGLYLQAITQGMNPPAVPPQPQLRAQLAALGQPLCHQLLRQGDPVAAGRIAATDAVRTQRALEVLYATGRPLSEQQGATPPPWRLLELGLNPANLEARIAERTRALYGQGLVAETEALIGRYGPELPLLDTIGYAEARQLLAGTLTAAEAGALTQLRTRQFAKRQRTWFRRRHRPCWLGGEGEAEGEGEAALLKQALQEVERGLG